In Vicia villosa cultivar HV-30 ecotype Madison, WI unplaced genomic scaffold, Vvil1.0 ctg.001227F_1_1, whole genome shotgun sequence, the sequence GAAAATTTGCTTAGCATTGGACAACTTCTGGAGCACGACTATTCTCTAAACTTTGAGAATAGAGAGTGCAGAATTTTTGACTCAGAAAGAAGAAGTGTTGCCGTTGTGAAGATGACTAGCAACAGGAGCTTTCCACTATCTTTCAACTATGAGAAAAATGTAAGCTTGATGGCCAGAGAAGAGAATGACTCATGTTTATGGCACAGGAGACTTGGGCATTTGAATTACGAAAGTCTCAAGTTactctatcaaaagaagatggtgtatggGCTACCAAGAATCGAAGAAAAATCTGGTGTGTGTGAAGGATGTGTCCTAGGCAAACACCACCGGCAACCAGTCCCAAAAGAAAGTGCATGGAGAGCCAAACAAGTGTTGGAACTTGTACACACAGATGTGTGTGGTCCTATGAATACTTTGTCTCATGGCAAAAACAGGTACTTTATCTTGTTTATTGACGACTTTACCCGCATGACTTGGGTATATTTCATGAGACAAAAATCTGAAGCGTTTGTAATCTTTAAGAAGTTTAAAgcattagttgaaaaacaaagtggTCGATTTATAAAAATGCTGAGAAGTGATCGAGGGAAGGAGTACACCTCAAATgaatttcacaaattttgtgaagaTGAAGGTGTTGAAAGACAGCTCACTGTTGGCTATACACCTCAGCAAAATGGTGTATCTGAAAGAAAGAACCAAACTGTGATGGAGATGGCGAAATCTATGCTACTTGAGAAAGGTTTACCTAAAACCTTTTGGCCCGAGGCCGTTAACACTGCCGTGTATTTGATgaacaggtgtccaacaaaggCAGTGTGGAAAAagactccatttgaagcttggagtggaagaacaccgtcggtgaaccatcttaaaatttttggatgtgtttgctatgctcaaattcctaaacaaaagaggacaaagctggaagaaacaagtgaaagatgtgtctttattggctatagttccatgtcgaagggctatagactttacaacttgaagacaaacaaggtgatcattagccgggatgttgtatttgatgagaatgcttcttggaattgggaagaagacagaatgaaggagaaaacagtccctgcaatcatattacaacaacaaaattcagcAGCTGAGAATGAGCAACCGGCTCCATGTACACCAAGTTCCTCATCCTCTCCAAGTTCACCAAGTTCAAGTTCATCATCTCCCTGCTCAACTCcaataaaattgaaggatttgagtgatatttatgcaagatgcaactattgtgttgtggaacctgaaaattttgatgaagcaatcaaagaagatgTTTGGAGGAATGCGATGCAAGAAGAGATAAATGCCATTGAGAAAAATGAAACATGGCAGCTAGTTGAGAAGCCAAATGACAAAGAAGCTATTGGAGTAAAGTGGGTGTACAAATTAAAGCATAATCCAGATGGGTCAATTCAAAGAGCCAAGGCTAGATTGGTAGTAAAAGGCTATGCACAACAGCCTGGAATTGACTATTGTGAAACTTTTGCCCCAGTTGCAAGATTGGATACTGTACGAACAGTTATTGCATTAGCAGCTCAAAAAGGGTGGAACTTGTACCAACTTGATGTGAAGTCAGCTTTCCTgaatggagaattaaaagaagaggtatatgtgcagcaacctcaaggctttgtgactaaaggccaagaagaaaaagtttacaagttgaagaaagctctctatgggttgaaacaagcccctagagcatgGTATAGTGAAATTGACAGCTACTTCATTCAACAAGGATTTCAAAGAAGTCCAAGTGAGTATACCTTGTATGTGAAACATCAAGGTAAAGATGATATCCTTCTTGTTgccctttatgttgatgatttggtgtatacgggtaacaacaagaaaatggttgaaaattttaaaatagaaatgatgaaaaaatatgagatgagtgatcttggcttgctgcatcattttcttggtattgaggtttaccaagatgaatatggagtttttatttgtcaaaggagatatgctgaaaatattttgaaaaagtttggcATGAAAGACTGCAAACCTGTTGACATTCCTTTAGTGgtgaatgaaaaattaaagaagGAAGATGGTGGAAGATTAGTAGATGCAAGCATGTATAGAAGTTTGGTTGGAAGCTTGTTTTATCTAACAGCTACACGACCCGACTTAATGTTGGCTTCTAGTTTACTCtcaaggttcatgagtaaaccgagTCACTTGCACCTTGGAGCAGCAAAAAGAGTTCTAAGGTATGTCATGGGAACCATGGAGCATGGAATCAggtttgaaaagagttttaaactcAAAATTAAAGGCTATTGTGACAGTGATTGGGCTGGAAGTGTTGATGACATGAAAAGCACTTCTGGTATGTGTTCAGCCTGGGTTCAGGAGTAATTTCTTGGTGTTCGAAGAAACAAGACACTGTAGCGCAATCTTcagctgaagcagaatatatGGCAGCTGGTTTGGCTACACAACAATCATTGTGGTTGAGAAGAATTCTTGAAGATATCGGAGAAAAGCAAGAAGAAAGTCTGCTGCTCCACTGTGACAATAAATCAGCAATAGCCATGGCGAAGAATCCTGTTTTCCACAGTCGAACAAGACATATTAATATAAAGCACCACTTCATTCGAAGTGTGATCGAAGATGGTGATGTGCAGTTAGTGTTCTGCAATTCAGAAGAGCAACTTGCAGACATTTTTACTAAAGCACTACCAAGAGGAAGATTTCAGCAACTTAGAGAAGCAATGGGAGTTAAAGAGCAACACATTAAGGGGgagtgttaaaattaatgtgttgtaaccaccactatGAGTAAGCATTATGAAAGAAGTGCAAAAGAGTTGTAACCATCATAATATAATTACTGTCTTTATTTAGAGTTATGTTAGAattgtatcattaagattgagagaaccaaagagtcctcatcttaattatcatcttattgtcttctatgtcagttttgagtcaagcctatataaaggctttgtaatgcTAAGAAAGATATATCAGTTGGTGGTGAATTCAGTAAAATAGCATATtcaaagcatatcttccaccagtggaagtatagtgaaaAAAGTGTTcagtgcagttttaaagcatatcttccaccagtggaagtatagtgcaaaaagtgtcaaaaaccagttttcctctgcagaattctgtaacactataatttataacataccacctctagaataccaccaacacATGCCATAATGAGCAATGATATATTCGCATATCTCAACAATTTCACGGAAAAATACGTGCAAACTAGTAACGTGATTCCAAAGTTAAGGGAATGACTTATTTTTCTTGGTaccataatttattttttgacatttcaAGATCCTAGGTtcaatatttaaatcaattgtgGACCTTCAGATTTTGTTACTTGCCAAACCCGTCATCCATCCTACATTAATACTTTGTTTTGACAAATTGGGCGACACACACCCTATATATACTCCCTCCATCTTCTTATTTACGTACTCATTTACAATatcacaatataatttatcatttccAATTCTAATAATATGACTTGCGAGACTAAAAAATGGTTGATTTTGAATCTTTTTCTCTTGGCTGCAAGCTATATGCAGCGTTCTTGTGCCCACGGAGAATCACCTCAAGTGAAATGCATTTTCGTATTTAGTGACTCCTTCTCTGACAATGGAAACAACAACAATCTTAACACCCAAGCAAAAGCTAACTACAAGCCATATGGCATCGACTTTCCAACTGGTGCAACCGGACGATTTACCAATGGACTAACAACAATTGATTATACTGGTAATATTTTCCACACCATTAGAGAACAACAttgttatttttcttatttagaTTTGctagttaaaatttaaaaattaatgtttCATCGTAGGTCAATTACTCGGAGTCAAGGATTTCATCCCACCTTTCGCAAACATGGGTGACTCAGACATACTCAAGGGTGTTAATTATGCATCTGGTTCAGGAGGAATTCGCGATGAGTCTGGCAAACAATTGGTATATATTTGAtactttattaaaatattatgtcttttttatatttaaatattttaaaataatttcaaattttcacttAACTAATATTACGCAATATATGCAGGGTGATCGAATCCCTTTGAGACAACAGATAAAAAATCACAAGACCATAGTTTCCCAAATAGGAAAAGAGCTTGGAGGTGTGTCTCAAGCTAAAAACTATCTGAAGAAGTGCCTATATTATGTGAATATTGGCAGCAACGATTACCTAAACAATTACTTCATGCCCAAAATATACCCAACAAGTCGCATTTATAACCCTGAACAGTATGCTGAAGTTCTTATTAACCAATATTCTCTTGATTTAAAGGTATATTGCCTAAAACTTTATCATGATTATTTTGtaattatatgaattttttttaaatatacaaaTTGGTATTTTCGGTTAACAGGATTTGTATGTTAATGGAGCAAGAAAATTCATACTAGTTGGGTTGGGCCTATTAGGTTGCCTTCCAAACAACATAGCTAAgaatggaaataatggatcaTGTGTTGAAAGTCAGAATGCGGCTGCATTAATATTCAGTCAGAAGCTTAGATCTCTAGTGGATAAATTCAATGCCAAACTTCCTAATTCCAGATCTATCTTTGTAAATAGTACTGCTGGTCCAGTACAAAGCACACCAGGTaaacatttaaatttttataatttcgCATTCTAGTTTAATAATATAGCAATAGAATTTTTCTATGATTTAGATTCTTACTTATAAATCTTTTCTATTTCAGCTTTTACTTTTACAAAAACTCCTTGTTGTCCAACAAGGCCTGATGGGATGTGTATTCCTGGTTTAAAACCATGTCCTAATAGAGATGATTATGTTTTTTATGATGGAATTCATCCCTCATCAGCTTATAACAAATTCACAGCATTAACTTCATATGATAGTTCTATTAGTCCAGACACAACTCATCCAATGGATATCAAACAACTTGCTCAATATCCTATAAACTAGTGCAAGTCACAATGGAGTCCTAAAATAAGCTCATTTAATTTGCATTGAAGAACAATAAATTCAGCTTATTATGTATAAGCAATATAAATGTATTAGCTATAAGCAATTAGTGTTGAGCAGAATAAGTTAGGACAGTTGTTATAATCCGTGATTGGAATAATGTTATATACGTTAATATATTTGTTTTCAATTTGGTTGTTTAATTTTTGTAGTATAGTAAAACGTGGCAAAGCACAACAAATTTGCTTTATTATTAATCTGTCTAAACAAGGCAAGTTTACTTAGGTAAACGTGTTCTAACATCAATGAACCcttcaaagtttagaaaaggTGGGTTGTGTCAACAACTCTTTTTTCACTATGaactttcaaaaaaattatcatcatcattattaacttCATCACTAATGTACACACTATCAGGAATTTCATTTTCAATAGGTAAACTATCAagattttcattttcaattttccaTGAACAAActatcaaaaatttcaaaatcaatattATTAACATAATGACTTTCATTTACAACCTCAAGATAATTGAAAAATAATGACATAAGAGacccaataaaaaaaattaagttccactatttaataatataaaggaGTGGACCTGTTTGTTCCCCCAATCACTCCACTTCTGATTTTCTAACTTTTCTCTTTCATTTCCTATATAACcggtttgttcaaacaaactATAGATCTTAATCTTCATTCCGATATTTATGAACCTATGGattcaataaaataaacaaatatttaaataaaaaatggaacCATGTGTTTGACAAAATGCCTACACAATATCCATTTAGTAATCAActttaaacatatatatatatatatatatatatatatatatatatatatatatatatatatatatatatatatatatatatatatatatatatatatatatatatatatatatatatatatatatatatatatatcttaaatCTTTAATATAAATGTTAGATTTTTGGTAtaataatcctggatatcttcgaagaatcgtgttcgttcactttccgaacaaagtatttcgaccctattcttgtctgggttcacgaaatctttgcggggataattctcgaagagcaatctgtttctgac encodes:
- the LOC131634108 gene encoding GDSL esterase/lipase At5g45670-like; the encoded protein is MTCETKKWLILNLFLLAASYMQRSCAHGESPQVKCIFVFSDSFSDNGNNNNLNTQAKANYKPYGIDFPTGATGRFTNGLTTIDYTGQLLGVKDFIPPFANMGDSDILKGVNYASGSGGIRDESGKQLGDRIPLRQQIKNHKTIVSQIGKELGGVSQAKNYLKKCLYYVNIGSNDYLNNYFMPKIYPTSRIYNPEQYAEVLINQYSLDLKDLYVNGARKFILVGLGLLGCLPNNIAKNGNNGSCVESQNAAALIFSQKLRSLVDKFNAKLPNSRSIFVNSTAGPVQSTPAFTFTKTPCCPTRPDGMCIPGLKPCPNRDDYVFYDGIHPSSAYNKFTALTSYDSSISPDTTHPMDIKQLAQYPIN